From one Rosa rugosa chromosome 4, drRosRugo1.1, whole genome shotgun sequence genomic stretch:
- the LOC133746497 gene encoding GRAS family protein RAD1-like, whose product MSGLELFGLNNHSSMACYSYPYMSSLEEGSANDSSLVNPYSDHESRDHKKLKRTLSIADSVSSNSSINSSIISRSSSTNSLTTLPRLHFRDHIWTYTQRYLAAEAVEEAAVAMINAEENGAEQEDGTADGMRLVQLLIACAEAVACRDKSHASALLSELRANALVFGSSFQRVASCFVQGLASRLALVQPLGAVGFVPSKLNAKDYALMDKKEEALRLVYEICPHIQFGHFVANSSILEALEGESFVHVVDLGMTLGLPHGDQWRGLIQNLATRAGQPPVSRLRITGVGLCADRLLIIGEELEAYADNLGINLEFSCVESNLENLKPEDIKIFEGEVLVVNSILQLHCVVKESRGALNSVLQMIHELSPKILVLVEQDSSHNGPFFLGRFMEALHYYSAIFDSLDAMLPKYDTRRAKMEQFYFAEEIKNIISCEGPARVERHERVDQWRRRMSRAGFQGAPIKMMAQAKQWLGKNKVCEGYTVVEEKGCLVLGWKSRPIVAASCWKC is encoded by the coding sequence ATGAGTGGCCTTGAACTCTTTGGTCTTAATAATCATTCATCTATGGCTTGCTATTCTTATCCCTACATGTCATCACTTGAGGAGGGCAGTGCTAATGATTCTTCCTTGGTCAACCCCTATTCGGATCATGAAAGCCGGGACCATAAGAAGCTGAAAAGGACTCTAAGTATTGCGGACTCAGTGTCGAGTAATAGCAGTATCAACAGCAGCATTATCAGCCGCAGCAGCAGTACTAATAGCTTGACCACCTTGCCAAGGCTTCATTTCCGGGATCATATATGGACTTACACACAAAGGTACCTTGCAGCTGAAGCTGTTGAGGAGGCGGCAGTGGCTATGATCAATGCCGAGGAAAATGGAGCTGAACAAGAAGATGGAACTGCTGATGGCATGAGGCTTGTTCAGCTGCTCATTGCTTGTGCTGAAGCTGTTGCTTGCCGCGACAAGTCACATGCATCTGCTTTACTATCCGAGCTGCGTGCCAATGCTTTGGTGTTTGGCTCTTCGTTCCAGCGCGTGGCGTCTTGCTTTGTCCAAGGCCTAGCCAGCCGGCTAGCCTTGGTTCAACCGCTCGGGGCAGTTGGTTTTGTTCCATCAAAATTGAATGCGAAAGATTATGCTCTAATGGACAAGAAGGAAGAGGCATTGCGCCTTGTTTATGAAATTTGCCCACATATTCAATTTGGTCATTTTGTGGCCAACTCATCAATATTGGAAGCCCTTGAGGGAGAGAGTTTTGTTCATGTGGTAGACCTTGGGATGACCCTCGGTCTGCCACATGGCGATCAGTGGCGAGGCCTGATCCAAAACCTCGCTACACGCGCAGGCCAGCCACCAGTGTCGCGCCTTCGGATAACTGGTGTTGGTCTGTGCGCTGACAGATTGCTAATTATAGGAGAAGAGCTTGAGGCTTATGCTGACAACTTAGGAATAAATCTGGAGTTTTCTTGTGTAGAAAGCAACTTGGAAAACCTGAAGCCTGAAGACATCAAAATTTTTGAGGGTGAAGTACTAGTTGTCAATAGCATTCTTCAGTTGCACTGTGTGGTGAAAGAAAGCAGGGGAGCTCTCAATTCAGTTCTGCAGATGATTCATGAGCTCTCGCCAAAAATCCTAGTTCTTGTTGAGCAGGACTCTAGCCACAATGGACCCTTTTTTCTTGGGAGGTTTATGGAAGCATTGCATTACTACTCTGCAATATTTGACTCACTAGATGCAATGCTTCCCAAATACGACACGAGGCGTGCCAAGATGGAGCAATTCTACTTTGCTGAGGAGATCAAGAACATCATCAGCTGTGAGGGACCAGCACGAGTGGAGAGGCATGAGAGGGTTGATCAGTGGCGCAGGAGGATGAGCCGTGCCGGGTTTCAGGGTGCACCGATTAAGATGATGGCTCAAGCAAAGCAGTGGCTAGGGAAGAACAAGGTTTGTGAGGGCTACACTGTTGTGGAAGAAAAGGGTTGCTTGGTTCTTGGTTGGAAATCAAGGCCTATTGTTGCTGCTTCTTGCTGGAAATGCTAA